cCGCCTTAATGGGGAAAAGGCCCCTGAACAGTGTGACGACAAAGAACAAGGGAAgggctgccattactgcaattaaatactttgcgcctgacagagccatgctcttcagtttttacaaccatccccaaccactttgggtctGAACTGATAAGACAAGTATCCACACTataaagctgaacctacacgtggacgttcaAGGGAAGGGAAAAgatagtataaaaggaaaacgaTGTATCGTCTCTAGAGGGAGGGAAAACCTAGCACAAAAGGGGTAATAAGAATATTaaactcctcggacgaggtccaATGACTGGAGCCATTCAGGCCGTGCCGGagagaaagtcttcttggacAAGTTCAGTTCACCTCTGTGCaatcatcatgaacaccatgactaactaCTATCCGATAACCAAGgtctagccttttagcccactctctacaaatttattgtttgggcctttacgTTCAAACCCAATACACCAATTTGGGgttgttacaaattgagtccctACAGCAACCATTTCTAATCAATTTTAATACACATATAAATCCAATCAAATTGGGAATTTATTAAGATATTATTAGATGTGGTAAGACGTATTAAACTTTAAGTAAAATACTAAGTGACAATTTCTTATTAGATggtataaaatatgaattttacattttattcttACCAAATTCGGACACATTTTTTAAAGGAGAGCTCGGGAACATGCATggcataaaattttgaaatcacgAAAATAACAAATATAGGCAATGGACAAGTATGTCTAACAAAGGACAAGCACTTGTCTAATCTAACTTATTGATGGATTCCTTGATTATTACGGCATATTAAGTACTTTTAGTGCAATAATTTCCTTCAAAGCATATGCTAAATTGGTTCAGATATGAGAAAGAAGATTAGCCATAGCTAGACGTCGGCGACAATTAGCGAACAATGACTGAGCCTTGGGCAAGGTGAGCCCACTCCCTTCACTCATGTCCACCATTTCTTCACCAATCCTATCCCACCCAAAGCACTGTAACAACGAACCCAAAGCCAAGCCTACAACACGCACGACTAACCCTTCATCAGGAAACCCTCTCCTCCCTAACCCAAAAGGCAcaaacttgaacccatctctaaCCCCTTCAAACCCTTCAAATCTCTCTGGCTTGAAACTCCTTGGCTCATCCCAAATTTTAGGGTCATTTTGTATGGCCCACATGTTAACTAGTAGGATAGTGCCACCTGGGACTTTGAAACCACCCACCATGCAATCCTCGGATGACTCGTGTGGTACAAGTAATGGTCCTGCTGGGTACATACGCATTGTCTCATTTACAATGCAATGGAGATAAGGTAACTTGGCCAAATCTGCCTCATCAATTAGCCTATCATGTCCTACAACATTGTCAATCTCAGCTTGGACCTTCTTTAGGACTTTTGGGTGGTTCAGCAATAGCGACATTGCCCATTCCATGGTCCCTGCTGAAATGTTGGTTCCAGCAGATAGTAAAACCTGTACACAAATCAAGCAAAATCATAGTCCTCTATGTTTATCTATATGAGGACTTATATGGTCTCAGATTTTGAATTTTCGTTCAGCCAAAACTTTTGAGTTGTCAAAAAAGTTCCTATTAAATAATTATGGAGAAAATTGCGAACTCTTTAgtctttaattaaaagaattaataaaaaaaggaaatatggagaattttttttggaggggggggggggggtaagggaagataattatctttaaaattaaataataaaaatatagtgGGGAGGAAGTtaacaataatatattataataactagtcaaaataaatttatttaaaaaaatgacaaagaaatattataataacaagAAATTGGAGTAATGAGACAACATTCAATTTGTaagatttatataataaattataaaatgtcCCTAGCattactattttatatatataaaatgatactaccttttataaattttactacataagttttagttttttacaAACAATCAAGGATATCAATACATAATCTGATTCCCAAACCAGctctattataaatataaacaatatCTTAATCATCAAGTCAAATCTTCAATGCAGGGTAGAACTCAATCTCATATTAAAGATATAAGTAAAGAGAAAAGTTAACGGATGCTCTTAGGgtattggtttagaaaatattttttgaaaatttttataggaaaataaaaatgtaattaattgttttaacaaatttttatattttctatgaaatGTCCTAAAGGCACTAGTTAACGGGAGACAAATAAATTATCTATCTAGCAGAAATCTCGATGTATTTTAATTACGGGACAAAATtaagttacaaaattgattgtagttttaggctacaactttacacaatattttttttattagatgtgaaaattcataaattctccattggattacatcttcttcttttattcttcATGCtcacaaaatttctaaaaaattaaaaatgaatagttatatcatcaataaattatttaaattgtaagtttttttagtttaaaattatgtataaaatataagtctGGTAAAAGACTAATAGGCCCATTTCAATATCTATACTGGACCAGGGGCCCAGCCCAtggaaaaacccctcctcggccatgggagAATCTTCCTCGGATGGATATAGCCGAGGGTAAAAGAGGTAACAGACCACTGGTAGCGAGACTCCAGACCGTTCCACAAGGCAGGGAAAGCACGAAAGTAGAGAGAGACAACAGATAAAACGGAAGCGTCTAAGGGAAGACTGCctttattgcattcagtgccttgtgcctgacacaaccatacttctctgtccttacaaccactcccaacaactggaggtAGGGgcagatgggacaagtacctaccctaaGGACCCTATTCGGGAGGAGGAAAACGACTATAAAAAGGGGAGTAAAGAGAAACAGAGAGGGGGAGGAACGCCCAACACACTAAAAGCAccagaaaaagctcctcggatcTTGTCGAGGACCAAGTTTTCTCTGTTAAACTCGGCCCATGGGGAATACCTTGATGGTCGTCATTCACACACCAAAGCTCATCtttttggcccactctctacaaaattcattgaaTTGGGCTCACTGGTTTGAGGTTCCATGCATTTTAGACTTGGCTTgaaaaaacgtgaccctacaattggcgccgtctgtgggaagagcttgagCGTTAGCAAGTGCAACGACCAATCGTGGTGGGGTCAAGCTCCTACCACCAGGagtccatcagaaagactgttGTGACGGTGGTACAAGCTGCGCGAAAGCCTCCCCCTTATTTCCCAAAACGCATCGTCGTTGTCGTCACTCAGCCTCCACTCAGGCCCATACTTTGAAGCGTTGATTACGTTGGAAGGGTTGTTAAGTGAAACGTGGTCCTAGGGGCTTCTTACGCCAGACATTTGCCCCGGATGCCTGACAAGGGGCTAACTCTCGCGGGCCTAGTAGTCCAGTCCGTTGAATCCCCTATGGAGAGAGAAATTGATAGCCTaaacctaagtgctagacagaaccaaggccttgcatggtcctcggactcaagcctatgaggaaactagacactctgaaaacaaagcctaagtgctagacagaactaaggccttgcatggtctttggactcaagcctatggggaaactagacacactaaaagcctaagtgttagacagaaccaaggccttgcatggtcctcggactcaagcctatggggaaactagacacaccaaaagcctaagtgctagacagaaccaagaccttgcatggtcctcggactcaagcctatggggaaactagacacactaaaagcctaagtgctggacagaaccaaggccttgcatggtcctcggactcaagcctatggggaaactagacactctgaaaacaaagcctaagtgctagacagaaccaaggccttgcatggtcctcggattcaaacctatggggaaactagacacactaaaagcctaagtgctagacagaaccaaggctttgcatggtcctcggactcaagcctatggggaaactagacactctgaaaacaaagtctaagtgctagacaaaaccaagaccttgcatggtcctcggactcaagcctatggggaaactagacacactaaaagcctaagtgctagatagaaccaaggccttgcatagtcctcggactcaagcctatggggaaactagacactctgaaaacaaagcctaagtgctagacagaaccaaggccttgcatgatcctcggactcaagcctataagGAAACCAggcactctgaaaacaaagcctaaatgctagacagaaccaaggccttacatggtcctcggactcaagcctatggggaaatcagaCACAttaaaagcctaagtgctagacagaaccagggtcttgcatggtccttagactcaaacctatgagaaacTAGCAACTTTAAGGTGGTCCTAAGTCTTAGGCAGGAtgaaggtattgcatggttctcggacctcCGGCCTTATGGAAACTAACATACAATGGTGCCTTTCCGTGTTTAGACCAGGTACAGTCATACCTCGGTCCTCAGACCATACATCTAAAACAAGTTAAAGCCACGAATATCATCGGAAACGCGGAAAAGAACCCTAATACCTAGTGGCCCCCTCGGACGGTTTATTTCGGATTATACATCCTTAGGCGGTCACCCCGTTCGCAATACAGAATGTGCGGCTGCTATCCCGGTTAGTCTTATATAGTTAACTTATTTAAAGTAGGCATTGTTGTGCTCATCGACTTTGATAAATTCAAAGTAATAACTCCACCAACGAAGGCATCGGTTCTAACTATGGTTCGAAAGAAAAGTCAccagcacatccattcacaagATAATTATTGCAGAAGAGAAAAGATAcgtaaaatgcaataaaatcacCTTTTATTGGATAAAGAGATAGTACAAtatacataaaagggcttagaCAAGCCAGTTATCATaagctaactaaaaaaaaaataaaaatacacggGGGCGATAGACCCTTCAATTTTGCTCTAACAACGACTAGGCAAGTCTGGAtagcaccagtgatggaagagaagaagaagcagaggcaattgggtggcaccagtgatggaagagaagaagaagcagaggcaccTGAATGGCACCaatgatggaagagaggaagaagcggggaTGCCCAATCCCCATACCTGCTCTGGCAGTAACCGAGCAAGTATCGTTCTAGTAGCAAACGAGCAAGtatcggattttggctgaaggaagaagaagcttCTTTCTTGCCTTATCAAGGAGAATAAAGGCCTTGAGCCTTTGTCTCCCTTGTCCTAACTAGGCCATTCTGAATCTCGGAGATACCCAAGACTTCTGAAGAGGGTTTCTGTTTTGTTCCTTCACCCTCATCCTAACCACGATCATTTCACTCCCAAAGTCTTAGTCACTCTCATAGCAGGGAGTTTAGGAACATTTGAGGAGCTAGAAACCTGAAAACTCAAGGCTATGCAAATAAAGATGGACTATCTCCCACTGCACGtcttatataggggacgaatcTGGAGGCAATCAATTCGCTCCGAAACCCTAGGAAGGAATTACAAACGAGATTAATCTCGCTCGAATTCCAAAGTAGTCTTCAACCGTTGGATTTATGTCACCTCGTGAAAGAGCCCTAATTAAAGCGCGCCTCGTGTACCGAAACGACAGGGATGTGGCTGGGATAGATTAAAAGAATGTCTCATAGCCAGGAAAGCGCCTCGAGCAAATGAAGAGACTCTGGCATTAATGGAAGGCAAGATTTGGGAAATAGTGACAGAAGCCcgatgtcaccaaaacccttTTGTTCGTCCGAGGAGCCGaacagtaggattttgaggggctattgtggggggtaaaagactaaTAGGCCCATTTCAATATCTATATTGGGCCAGGGGCCTAGCCCAtggaaaaacccctcctcgACCATGGGAGAATCCTCCTCGGATGGATATAGCCGAGGGTAAAAGAGGTAAAAGATCACCGGTAGCGAGACTCCAGACCGTTCCACAAGGCAGGGAAAGTACGAAAGTAGAGAGAGACAACAGATAGAACGAAAGCGTTTAAGGGAAGACTGCctttattgcattcagtgccttgtgtCTGACACAgccatacttctctgtccttacaacaactcccaacaactggaggtagggacagatgggacaagtacctaccctagggaTCCTATTCGGGAGGAGGAAAACAACTATAAAAAGGGGAGTAAAGAGAAACAGAGAGGAGGAGGAACGCCCAACACACCAGAAAAAGCTCATCGGATCTTGCCGAGGACCAAGTTTTCTCTATTAAACTCTGCCCATGGGGAATACCTTGATGGTCGTCATTCACACACCAAAGCCCAGCTCTTTGgcctactctctacaaaattcattgaaTTGGGCTCATTGGTTTGAGGTTCCATGCATTTTGGACTTGGCCTgaaaaaacgtgaccctacaataagcttatagatcatatagtaaataatatctgattgacacaaaacttgacatgtatattaagagcgtaaaaaacatgcaattcaacagttagattttcaaaatatgtagtaatgtttattttattgagtaaggttctTGCCTTAAGCGACAacaaattttatagttaaattttgtctttaattACTTTGCTATCATCTTTCTATTATAAATATcttttacaaactaatgtgatATTTACATATGTAAAGCAAAGCTCTCAAACAATTGTTTGTTACCAAGATAAGCTTTATTATGTTCTCACACAAACTAATGTCAACTTTTAAAACACACAACATAAAGTAAATAAGAAATGTATTTACTATTATGTTGTTAACTTGTTAACATGGTATAAATTTCATTCATTGTATAATTTGAAAGCCTTTTATACGTAAAATGAAAAAGTTTAGGGAAGAATTTGTCACAATTTGTTCAAGTGATCAATTGTagtaatgaaaaaaagaagatgggTTCATGTTTAAGTAATTATCCACTTGTCATAGTCAATCATTTCAACATGATTGTAGTAAAAATTGTATATGTATGATAAAAATGAGATCTTTTACTATCACGCACTTTTCCACAATGAAGAGGTCATTTCTTTCAATTATACATACTACTCTTGCCTCCACTATTGAATTACTCTTTTTTACCAGtttgtttgttctttattttattttggaatgtTCCAGAATATTGTCCCGTTTCTAAAagtaaaagtcattaatttactaatttttctattatacctttactttattttcaaaactatttaaaaagaaaactaacaaatatttaaaaaaccaATCTAATTAAAATACCTTTTTAATTGTCTCATTAAgaataattcttaaaaaaaagttaataaatttatttaaaagtaattttataagcttataaatttttataaagcaCACAAAAGCAAGTTATAGTTCCtttaaaaatttgacttttcaaccaACAAATTCGGACGAGCAAGTTATAGTTCCtttaaaaatttgacttttcaaccaACAAATTCGGACGAGGGAGTAATAATATTCAACCACTCCTAAATCATAGCAAAACTCCTGCTACAAAAGATAAGTTTGACTCAACTTTGTCCTGAGAAATTGGCAGTGTCTTTTAACACTACTcctaatgtattaatgaaatttaaatgcaaaaaagtgaGAAATTTGGTCGTTGAATGTATTCACAGAGGTCCtatcttttacttttacttttctttagtaaaaaagaaagaaacaaacaaactttgGTGCAGAAGTTAGATCTTACCAGCATGATGCCTCTGATAATCTCATCCTTGAAGTATTCAGGTTCCGATTCTTGCTTAGACAACATAATTTCAATCAACGTTTACTCCTCTCCCTCACTTGATCCCATTCTTCTATGCTCCTCTATCAAACTCTGCATAAAACCATCTCTCTTTTCCTGCACCAATATCAAcctcttttctttccctctatTCCCAACCCACCACAAAAATGGCAAATAATCTTCCATAATCGTCACACCCCCTAACAAGAAAGTCTCAGTCACAATCTCCCTAATCTTCCTCCCTTCCTCCACTTCACGCTTCCCAGctatcatcctcatcatcacgTTGAGAGTTAGTTCAAAGAACAACGCTTTCACGTCCACAGGCTGGTCTTTTTGGCTTAGGAGGCGGCGAATGAGTGAGTGAACTTCATGGCTGCGTATGTGTGAAAGAGTTTGGACACGATGGGATGAGAGTATTTCAAGGGAAGCGATTTTGCGAAGGTTTCGCCAGTGGTCGCCATATGGAGCCCAAGAGAGGCTGGTATAGTTGTAACCAAGGTGCTTTCGTGCGAGCATGCGTGGCCGGTTGGCGAAAACAACGTCGTGTTTTGTGAGGCATTCTTCGGCTAAAGAAGGAGAAGAGATAAGGAGGACTGGTCGAGAGCCGAAGTTGAGAAAAACTATGGGGCCGTATTTGTTTGATAGGTTGGAGAGAGTttggtggagaggttttttggttttgagaaGGCAGAGATGGCCAATTATTGGGAGAGTAGGGAAGGGGCTTGGTGGGAGGTTTTGAAGCTTTGAGAGAAAGTGCTTTGTGAAGACATAGAAAGCTAAAAAGAGCAGGATTTGGAATAGCATGGTGCTAATATTGCTAAAGGATAGGAAAGGTATGGGATTTGATTGATATGGATGtcagctttttatttttatttttataggggaTATGGATGTTAGCTTTAATTTGTGGCGGAggagtgaagaaaagaaaaagttgaggAATTTGTATTCCATGTAACAAGCATATAAAACATCTCTTTGGAGACCCCCACAAATGTATGACCCACTTCAAGTGaaataaatgttatatatctCCATTATACAGGGTTAGCCCTTTCATTAGGTGAATGAGATGATTGTTTAAGGCTCTTAAGTGAAAGAGggttccaaaattttgaaaaaaaagagtattagTTTTAGAAGAAACTCCAAAAAATCTTATACATCTTGGAAACATGTgtaacataaaattttaaaattgatattttcttttaaggacATCTTGGAAACATTTTCTAAGAGgttaaataatataaagatGTGGTGTAAAACTTATGTTTTACCCTTTCAATCTCAGTATGTTACATCATcttatcatatatttaaaaataagcaCAACCACTtccaatcaattctaatacaaatatataaatccaatcaaattggaaatttattgagatgttattaggtgtaATAAGACGTATTAAACTTTAAGTAAAATACTgacatgataattttttattaaatggtataaaatatgaattttacattttattcttACCAAATTCGGACACATTTTTTAAAGGAGAGCTCGAGAACATGCATggcataaaattttgaaatcacgAAAATAACAAATATAGGCAATCGACAAGTATGTCTAACAAGGACAACCAGTTGTCTAATCTAACTTATTGATGGATTCCTTGATTATCACGGCATATTAAGTACTTTTAGTGCAATAATTTCCTTCAAAGGACATGCTAAATTGGTTCAGATATGAGAAAGAAGATTAGCCATAGTTGGACGTGGGTGACAATTAGCGAACAATGACTGAGCCTTGGGCAAGGTGAGCCCACTCCCTTCACTCATGTCCACCATTTCTTCACCAATCCTATCCCACTCAAAGCACTGTAACAACGAACCCAAAGCCAAGCCAACAACACACACGGCTAACCCTTCACCGGGACACCCTCTCCTCCCTGACCCAAAAGGCAcaaacttgaacccatctctaaCCCCTTCAAACCCTTCAAATCTCTCTGGCTTGAAACTCCTTGGCTCATCCCAAATTTTAGGGTCATTATGTATGGCCCACATGTTAACCAATAGGATAGTGCCACCTGGGACTTTGAAACCACCCACCATGCAGTCCTCTGATGACTCATGTGGTACAAGTAATGGTCCTGCTGGGTACATACGCATTGTCTCATTTACAATGCAATGGAGATAAGGTAACTTGGCCAAATCTGCTTCATCAATTAGCCTATCATGTCCTACAACATTGTCAATCTCGGCTTGCACCTTCTTTAGGACTTTTGGGTGGTTCAGCAAGAGCGACATTGCCCACTCCATGGTCCCAGTTGAAGTGTCGGTTCCAGCAAATAGTAAAACCTGTACACAAATCAAGCAAAATCATGGTCCTTTATGTTTATCTATATGAGGACTTATATGGTcttagattttgaattttcattcagccaaaaattttgatttgtcaaaaaagttcctattaaataataatgcagaaaatagtgaactctttagtctttaattaaaaaaaaaaaaaaacaggagAGAAAATATGGagaaattttgggggggggggggggagggggtggtGGAGAGGTAAGTGaagataattatctttaaaattaaataataaaaatatagtgGGAGGAAGTTAACAATAGCATATTATACTAACTAGTCAAAATAAATTCATGTAAAAAAATGACAgaaatattataataacaagAAATTGGAGTAACGAGACAACATTCAATTTGTAAGATTTATATAGTAAATTATAAAATGTCCCTAGcatcactattttatatatatgaaacgaTACtatctattataaattttactatataagtTTTAGTGTTTTACAAACAATCAAGGATATCAATACATAATCCAATTCCCAAACCAActctattataaatataaaaaatacctTATATCAATGAGACAAATCTTCAACTCAAGGTAGAACTCAATCTCATATTAAGGATATAAATAAAGGGAAAAGTTAACGATGCCCTAAGGgtattggtttagaaaatatttttagaaattttttacagaaaaagaaaaaagtaattaattgttttaaaaactttttatattttctatgaaatGTCCTAAAAGCACCAATTAATTGGAGACATAAATAAATTATCTATCTAGCAGAAATCTTGactcattttaattaataaacaaaatttagttagaaaattgattATAACTTTaggctacaactttactcaatatcattTTATCATAAGTGAATTTTCACAAATCttccattggattacatcttcttcttttatccTCCATACacacaaaatttctaaaaaattaaagatcgaTAGCTatatcattaataaattgttagtttttatagtttaaaattatgaataaaatataaacttatagattatatagtaaataatatctaattgacacaaaacttgatatatatattaaaagtataaagaacatgcaattcaatagttagattttcaaaatatgtagtaatgtttattttattgagtaaaattCTTGCCTTAgactacaacaaattttgtagctaaattttatccTTAATTACTTTGCTATCATGTTTCTATTATAAATATCTTTATCAAACTAATGTGATGTCTACATATGTAATGCAAAGCTCTCAAACAATTGTTTATTACCAAAATAAGCTTTATTATGTTCTCACACAAACTAATGTCAACTTTTAAAACACACAACATAAAGTAAATAAGAAATGTATTTACTATTATGTTGTTAACTTGTTAACATAGTATTAATTTCGTTCACGATATAATTTGAAAGCCTTTAATaagtaaaatgaaaaagtttaggaaacaatttttgtcacaacttaCTAAAATGATCAATTATAGTGATAGAAAAAGATGATGTGTCAATATTTAAGTAATTATCCACTCATCATAGTCATCCATTTCAACATGATTGCAGTAAAAATTGTATATGTATGCTAAAAATTAGATCTTTTACTATCACGCACTTTACCACAATGAAGGGGTCATTCCTTTCAATAATACATACTAGTTTTGCCTCCACTATATTGAAGTAATAATACTCAACCACTCCTAAATTATAGCAAAACTCCTGCCACAAAAGATAAGTGTGACTCAACTCTGTCCTGAGAAATTGGCAGTGTCTTTTGACATTTCTcctaatgtattaatgaaatttcaatgcaaaaaagtgagaaaggtcgacctttcattaatacattacaGTTTGGTCGTTGAATGTATTCACAGAGGTCCtatcttttacttttctttaggaaaaaagaaacaaacaaacaaacaaactttggTGCAGAAGTTAGATCTTACCAGCATGATGCCTCTGATAATCTCATCCTTGAAGTACTCAGGTTCCGATTCTTGCTTAGCCAACATAACTTCAATCAACGTTTTCTTCTCTCCCTCACTTGATCCCATTCTTCTATGCTCCTCTATCAAACTCTGCATAAAACCATCTCTCTTTTCCTGCACCAATATCAAcctcttttctttccctctatTCCCAACCCACCTCAAAAATGGCAAATAATCTTCCATAATCGTCACACCCCCTAACAAGAAAGTCTCAGTCACAATCTCCCTAATCTTCCTCCCTTCCTCCACTTCACGCTTCCCAGctatcatcctcatcatcacgTTGAGTGTTAGTTCAAAGAACAGCGCTTTCATGTCCACAGGCTGGTCTTTTTGGCTTAGGAGGCGGCGAATGAGTGAGTGAACTTCATGGCTGCGTATGTGTGAAAGAGTTT
This DNA window, taken from Quercus robur chromosome 2, dhQueRobu3.1, whole genome shotgun sequence, encodes the following:
- the LOC126709575 gene encoding cytochrome P450 81Q32-like, producing MLFQILIFVAFYVFTKHFLSKLQNLPPSPFPTLPIIGHLYLLKTKKPLHQTLSNLSNKYGPIVFLNFGSRPVLLISSPSLAEECLRKRDIVFANRPRLLAGKHLGYNYTSLSWAPYGDHWRNLRKIASLEILSSHRVQTLSHIRSHEVHSLIRRLLSQKDQPVDMKALFFELTLNVMMRMIAGKREVEEGRKIREIVTETFLLGGVTIMEDYLPFLRWVGNRGKEKRLILVQEKRDGFMQSLIEEHRRMGSSEGEKKTLIEVMLAKQESEPEYFKDEIIRGIMLVLLFAGTDTSTGTMEWAMSLLLNHPKVLKKVQAEIDNVVGHDRLIDEADLAKLPYLHCIVNETMRMYPAGPLLVPHESSEDCMVGGFKVPGGTILLVNMWAIHNDPKIWDEPRSFKPERFEGFEGVRDGFKFVPFGSGRRGCPGEGLAVCVVGLALGSLLQCFEWDRIGEEMVDMSEGSGLTLPKAQSLFANCHPRPTMANLLSHI
- the LOC126716182 gene encoding (+)-piperitol/(+)-sesamin synthase CYP81Q1-like; translation: MLSKQESEPEYFKDEIIRGIMLVLLSAGTNISAGTMEWAMSLLLNHPKVLKKVQAEIDNVVGHDRLIDEADLAKLPYLHCIVNETMRMYPAGPLLVPHESSEDCMVGGFKVPGGTILLVNMWAIQNDPKIWDEPRSFKPERFEGFEGVRDGFKFVPFGLGRRGFPDEGLVVRVVGLALGSLLQCFGWDRIGEEMVDMSEGSGLTLPKAQSLFANCRRRLAMANLLSHI
- the LOC126709585 gene encoding cytochrome P450 81E8-like, with translation MLFQILIFVAFYVFTKHFLSKLQNLPPSPFPTLPIIGHLYLLKTKKPLHQTLSNLSNKYGPIVFLNFGSRPILLISSPSLAEECLTKRDVVFANRPRMLAGKHLGYNYTSLIWAPYGEHWRNLRKIASLEILSSHRVQTLSHIRSHEVHSLIRRLLSQKDQPVDVKALFFELTLNVMMRMIAGKREVEEGRKIREIVTETFLLGGVTIMEDYLPFLWWVGNRGKEKRLILVQEKRDGFMQSLIEEHRRMGSSEGEE